A window from Garra rufa chromosome 14, GarRuf1.0, whole genome shotgun sequence encodes these proteins:
- the LOC141284506 gene encoding cysteine and histidine-rich domain-containing protein 1-like isoform X1, giving the protein MSVLCYNKGCGQRFDPESNPEDACTYHPGVPVFHDALKGWSCCKRRTTDFSDFLSIAGCTKGPHNNEKPVEPVKPDVKVSVEKKELEDLKPKFNEYIIQAPKPLESIQRPSSDEPLVELQRKVAPSLSQALEKLRLAGADQPEEKDEEGGEVKIGTTCKNGGCTKTYNGPKTDEEVCLYHPGVPIFHEGMKYWSCCKKKTSDFNSFLSQEGCNKGSHQWRKDTGKKVAPCRFDWHQTGSHVTMSIYAKNSNPELCSVEANSTSLKIHLIFEGDKEFELKMDLWGVIDISKSVLNMMAAKVEVVMKKAEPMSWARLDLPPPKPQPTNEKTENQDGEKMIA; this is encoded by the exons ATGTCCGTGTTGTGTTATAATAAAGGCTGCGGGCAGCGGTTTGATCCAGAAAGCAATCCTGAAG ATGCATGTACATACCATCCTGGAGTCCCTGTGTTTCACGACGCTCTAAAG GGTTGGTCGTGTTGTAAGAGGCGGACGACAGACTTCTCAGATTTTCTTAGTATTGCG GGCTGCACTAAAGGTCCTCATAACAATGAGAAGCCGGTGGAGCCTGTGAAACCAGACGTAAAGGTCTCAGTAGAGAAGAAAGAGCTGGAGGATCTCAAACCCAAGTTTAATGAGTACATCATTCAGGCGCCCAAACCGCTGGAGTCCATACAGAGACCCAG CTCTGATGAGCCGCTGGTGGAGCTGCAGAGGAAAGTAGCTCCATCTCTCAGCCAAGCGCTCGAGAAGCTCAGACTCGCAGGTGCTGATCAACCTGAAGAAAAAG ATGAGGAAGGAGGTGAAGTCAAAATTGGGACAACATGTAAAAACGGAGGCTGCACGAAG ACATACAATGGACCAAAGACAGACGAGGAGGTGTGTTTATATCATCCTGGGGTGCCCATCTTCCACGAAGG TATGAAGTACTGGAGCTGCTGTAAGAAGAAGACATCAGATTTCAACTCCTTCCTGTCTCAGGAGGGCTGTAATAAAGGATCACACCAGTGGAGGAAAGACACG GGTAAGAAAGTGGCTCCATGTAGGTTTGATTGGCACCAGACAGGAAGTCATGTGACCATGTCTATCTATGCAAAGAACTCGAACCCTGAGCTCTGTTCTGTGGAAGCCAACAGCACCTCG TTGAAAATCCATCTGATCTTTGAGGGAGATAAAGAGTTTGAGCTGAAGATGGATCTGTGGGGC GTAATTGACATCAGTAAGAGTGTCCTTAACATGATGGCCGCCAAAGTGGAGGTAGTCATGAAGAAGGCAGAGCCTATGTCCTGGGCCCGGCTGGACCTGCCGCCTCCAAAGCCTCAACCGACCAATGAGAAGACAGAGAATCAAGACGGAGAGAAAATGATTGCATAA
- the LOC141284506 gene encoding cysteine and histidine-rich domain-containing protein 1-like isoform X2 codes for MSVLCYNKGCGQRFDPESNPEDACTYHPGVPVFHDALKGCTKGPHNNEKPVEPVKPDVKVSVEKKELEDLKPKFNEYIIQAPKPLESIQRPSSDEPLVELQRKVAPSLSQALEKLRLAGADQPEEKDEEGGEVKIGTTCKNGGCTKTYNGPKTDEEVCLYHPGVPIFHEGMKYWSCCKKKTSDFNSFLSQEGCNKGSHQWRKDTGKKVAPCRFDWHQTGSHVTMSIYAKNSNPELCSVEANSTSLKIHLIFEGDKEFELKMDLWGVIDISKSVLNMMAAKVEVVMKKAEPMSWARLDLPPPKPQPTNEKTENQDGEKMIA; via the exons ATGTCCGTGTTGTGTTATAATAAAGGCTGCGGGCAGCGGTTTGATCCAGAAAGCAATCCTGAAG ATGCATGTACATACCATCCTGGAGTCCCTGTGTTTCACGACGCTCTAAAG GGCTGCACTAAAGGTCCTCATAACAATGAGAAGCCGGTGGAGCCTGTGAAACCAGACGTAAAGGTCTCAGTAGAGAAGAAAGAGCTGGAGGATCTCAAACCCAAGTTTAATGAGTACATCATTCAGGCGCCCAAACCGCTGGAGTCCATACAGAGACCCAG CTCTGATGAGCCGCTGGTGGAGCTGCAGAGGAAAGTAGCTCCATCTCTCAGCCAAGCGCTCGAGAAGCTCAGACTCGCAGGTGCTGATCAACCTGAAGAAAAAG ATGAGGAAGGAGGTGAAGTCAAAATTGGGACAACATGTAAAAACGGAGGCTGCACGAAG ACATACAATGGACCAAAGACAGACGAGGAGGTGTGTTTATATCATCCTGGGGTGCCCATCTTCCACGAAGG TATGAAGTACTGGAGCTGCTGTAAGAAGAAGACATCAGATTTCAACTCCTTCCTGTCTCAGGAGGGCTGTAATAAAGGATCACACCAGTGGAGGAAAGACACG GGTAAGAAAGTGGCTCCATGTAGGTTTGATTGGCACCAGACAGGAAGTCATGTGACCATGTCTATCTATGCAAAGAACTCGAACCCTGAGCTCTGTTCTGTGGAAGCCAACAGCACCTCG TTGAAAATCCATCTGATCTTTGAGGGAGATAAAGAGTTTGAGCTGAAGATGGATCTGTGGGGC GTAATTGACATCAGTAAGAGTGTCCTTAACATGATGGCCGCCAAAGTGGAGGTAGTCATGAAGAAGGCAGAGCCTATGTCCTGGGCCCGGCTGGACCTGCCGCCTCCAAAGCCTCAACCGACCAATGAGAAGACAGAGAATCAAGACGGAGAGAAAATGATTGCATAA